One stretch of Pelmatolapia mariae isolate MD_Pm_ZW linkage group LG3_W, Pm_UMD_F_2, whole genome shotgun sequence DNA includes these proteins:
- the ppargc1a gene encoding peroxisome proliferator-activated receptor gamma coactivator 1-alpha isoform X8: MAWDRCNQDSVWRELECAALVGEDQPLCPDLPELDLSELDVSDLDADSFLGGLKWYSDQSEIISAQYGNEASNLFEIDEENEANLLAVLTETLDSIPVDEDGLPSFEALADGDVTNASDQSCPSSPDGSPRTPEPEEPSLLKKLLLAPANSQLSYNQYTGGKAQNHAASSNHRIRPPPAVVKTESPWNGKARGGSSQQNRPVRRPCTELLKYLTATDDILLHAKASEAKSAWGGASSRDKSGMGLGASSSSSSPSSSSTSSFSSLSSTSSSSSSTTSKKKPAVPSHQQQQQQPPQQHHQRAKPTTLPLPLTPESPNDYKGSPFENKTTERTLSVEIAGTPGLTPPTTPPHKASQENPFKASLKTKLSSCSSSALACKRARLSELGPGALAPAPGASGRGPTRKGPEQTELYAQLSKATTTLPYSVTQHAVGGGLEEYRSTGNTKRATPRNYSDHDYCQATAGNKKDGGSATVTTTTAVKMTFTSGATDAPVPAEGKVESRHVECKDSAMPPSSSSFPPSSASPGFLAKQQSFGSVDGEAGQVRGLGEHALTQTAQIPSQEATIDRDQHNLCATSRKLLCDQEIRAELNKHFGYPLQALYTPGGQEKESSSKTNNATAPQSLEGGENDCYPQRLPASSYLHPGFLAFHDELELDESRESRFLFPWEGTPLDLLFDCAPCSPSSSPPSSCSPSRGSISPPSSLLLSPSRPSCWAGSGSRSRSRSQSGSRSSSSRYRRRSLSSSPDRRPSSWSRHSTDLNAFRSRNHKSPHPQPRSPLSRRPRYDSYEEYQHERLKREEYRRDYEKQEFERAEQRERQRQKAVEERRVVYVGRLRSDCTRTELKRRFELFGEIEECAVNLRDDGDNFGFITYRYTCDAFAALENGHTLRRSNEPQFELCFGGQKQFCKSHYTDLDSHSDDFDPASTKSKYDSMDFDSLLREAQHSLRR, from the exons ATGGCGTGGGACAGGTGTAACCAGGACTCGGTGTGGAGAGAATTAGAG TGTGCTGCCTTGGTTGGTGAAGACCAGCCCCTCTGCCCAGACTTACCTGAACTTGACCTCTCAGAGCTGGATGTCAGTGACTTAGACGCAGACAGTTTCCTGGGCGGCCTCAAATGGTACAGTGACCAATCAGAGATCATTTCTGCTCAGTATGGGAACGAAGCGTCCAATCTTTTTGAG ATAGATGAAGAAAATGAGGCCAACTTGCTGGCAGTGCTTACAGAGACCCTGGACAGCATCCCGGTGGATGAGGACGGATTGCCTTCGTTTGAGGCCCTGGCAGATGGGGACGTGACCAATGCCAGTGACCAGAGCTGTCCCTCCTCTCCCGACGGCTCACCGCGCACCCCAGAGCCCGAGGAGCCTTCCCTG CTGAAGAAACTCCTTCTGGCACCCGCAAACTCCCAGCTCAGCTATAATCAATACACAGGTGGCAAGGCACAGAACCATGCAGCCAGCAGCAACCACCGGATCAGACCACCACCTGCCGTCGTCAAG ACGGAGAGCCCCTGGAACGGCAAAGCAAGAGGGGGCTCCAGCCAACAGAACCGCCCGGTGAGGCGGCCCTGCACCGAGCTGCTGAAATACCTAACCGCCACCGATGACATCCTCCTCCACGCCAAAGCCAGCGAAGCCAAGAGCGCCTGGGGGGGTGCTAGTAGCAGGGACAAGAGTGGCATGGGTCTCGgtgcctcttcttcctcctcttcaccGTCCTCGTCATCCACCTCCTCgttctcctccctctcctccacctcttcctcctcttcctctacCACCTCCAAGAAGAAGCCGGCTGTGCCGTCTcatcaacagcagcagcagcagccgccACAGCAGCATCACCAGCGAG CCAAACCAACCACCTTGCCACTTCCTTTGACCCCAGAGTCTCCAAA TGACTACAAGGGATCACCGTTTGAGAACAAAACCACTGAACGCACATTAAGTGTGGAGATTGCTGGAACCCCAG GTTTGACACCACCTACCACGCCCCCACACAAAGCCAGTCAAGAGAATCCTTTCAAAGCATCTCTCAAAACCAAGTTGTCTTCATGTTCCTCCTCGGCCTTGGCATGCAAAAGAGCCAGGCTGAGTGAGTTGGGCCCCGGCGCTCTGGCCCCGGCCCCAGGTGCCTCAGGCAGGGGCCCCACCAGGAAGGGTCCTGAACAGACTGAGCTTTACGCCCAGCTGAGCAAAGCAACCACCACCCTCCCTTACTCCGTCACTCAACACGCAGTGGGGGGCGGCCTTGAGGAGTATCGCAGCACCGGCAACACTAAGCGGGCAACGCCCCGTAACTACAGCGACCATGACTATTGCCAGGCAACAGCTGGTAATAAGAAGGATGGGGGCTCAGCCACTGttaccacaaccacagctgtgaAAATGACATTCACCTCAGGTGCCACTGATGCTCCAGTGCCTGCTGAAGGCAAAGTGGAGAGCAGGCATGTGGAATGTAAGGATTCAGCCATGCCACCGTCATCTTCATCATTTCCTCCATCATCAGCTTCACCTGGTTTTTTGGCTAAACAGCAGAGTTTTGGGTCTGTGGATGGAGAGGCGGGCCAGGTCCGGGGGTTAGGGGAGCACGCCCTCACACAAACCGCTCAGATCCCCTCACAAGAGGCCACTATTGACAGGGACCAACACAATCTTTGCGCCACCAGCCGAAAGCTCCTGTGCGACCAGGAAATCCGAGCAGAACTTAACAAGCACTTTGGCTACCCTTTGCAAGCCCTCTACACCCCGGGTGGCCAGGAGAAAGAATCAAGCAGCAAAACGAACAATGCTACAGCTCCTCAGTCCCTCGAGGGGGGAGAGAATGACTGCTACCCCCAGAGGCTGCCTGCCTCCAGCTACCTTCACCCGGGGTTTCTGGCCTTCCACGACGAACTAGAGCTGGACGAGAGCCGTGAAAGTCGCTTCCTCTTTCCATGGGAGGGCACCCCTCTGGATCTACTCTTTGACTGCGCCCCCTGCTCTCCCTCTTCTTCCCCACCATCCAGCTGCTCCCCTTCACGAGGCTCTATCTCTCCACCTTCCTCCCTGCTCCTGTCACCCAGCAGACCTTCCTGCTGGGCCGGCAGCGGGTCCCGCTCTCGTTCCCGTTCCCAGTCTGGGTCCCGCAGCTCCTCTTCACGATACCGCAGGCGCTCTCTCTCCAGCTCACCCGACAGACGCCCGTCCTCCTG gTCTCGTCACAGCACAGATTTGAATGCTTTTCGTTCCAGGAATCACAAGAGCCCCCACCCCCAGCCTCGATCTCCTCTGAGCCGCAGGCCAAG GTATGACAGCTACGAGGAGTACCAGCACGAGAGGCTGAAGAGGGAGGAGTACCGCCGGGACTACGAGAAGCAGGAGTTCGAGAGGGCCGAGCAGCGAGAGAGACAAAGGCAGAAAGCAGTT GAGGAGAGACGAGTGGTGTACGTGGGGCGACTGAGGTCCGACTGCACCCGGACAGAGCTGAAGCGCCGCTTTGAACTCTTCGGTGAAATAGAGGAATGCGCAGTGAACTTGAGGGACGATGG GGACAATTTTGGCTTCATCACGTACCGCTACACTTGTGACGCCTTTGCCGCCCTTGAGAATGGACACACCTTACGCAGGTCAAACGAGCCCCAGTTCGAGCTGTGCTTCGGCGGACAAAAGCAGTTCTGCAAATCACATTACACAGACTTGG ACTCCCATTCAGACGACTTCGATCCAGCCTCCACAAAAAGCAAGTACGACTCCATGGATTTTGACAGTTTGCTGAGGGAGGCCCAGCACAGCCTGAGAAGGTAA
- the ppargc1a gene encoding peroxisome proliferator-activated receptor gamma coactivator 1-alpha isoform X2 — protein sequence MDGYGRTEDELFSSCLVNLTWETCYEQCAALVGEDQPLCPDLPELDLSELDVSDLDADSFLGGLKWYSDQSEIISAQYGNEASNLFEIDEENEANLLAVLTETLDSIPVDEDGLPSFEALADGDVTNASDQSCPSSPDGSPRTPEPEEPSLLKKLLLAPANSQLSYNQYTGGKAQNHAASSNHRIRPPPAVVKTESPWNGKARGGSSQQNRPVRRPCTELLKYLTATDDILLHAKASEAKSAWGGASSRDKSGMGLGASSSSSSPSSSSTSSFSSLSSTSSSSSSTTSKKKPAVPSHQQQQQQPPQQHHQRGESRAGGECSMAGLGAGKWQRCAHDDGFEESEGATIPVGHRSSACGHARPKLEHGPPSEEGRPPGDAGRLAAARFISDYKGSPFENKTTERTLSVEIAGTPGLTPPTTPPHKASQENPFKASLKTKLSSCSSSALACKRARLSELGPGALAPAPGASGRGPTRKGPEQTELYAQLSKATTTLPYSVTQHAVGGGLEEYRSTGNTKRATPRNYSDHDYCQATAGNKKDGGSATVTTTTAVKMTFTSGATDAPVPAEGKVESRHVECKDSAMPPSSSSFPPSSASPGFLAKQQSFGSVDGEAGQVRGLGEHALTQTAQIPSQEATIDRDQHNLCATSRKLLCDQEIRAELNKHFGYPLQALYTPGGQEKESSSKTNNATAPQSLEGGENDCYPQRLPASSYLHPGFLAFHDELELDESRESRFLFPWEGTPLDLLFDCAPCSPSSSPPSSCSPSRGSISPPSSLLLSPSRPSCWAGSGSRSRSRSQSGSRSSSSRYRRRSLSSSPDRRPSSWSRHSTDLNAFRSRNHKSPHPQPRSPLSRRPRYDSYEEYQHERLKREEYRRDYEKQEFERAEQRERQRQKAVEERRVVYVGRLRSDCTRTELKRRFELFGEIEECAVNLRDDGDNFGFITYRYTCDAFAALENGHTLRRSNEPQFELCFGGQKQFCKSHYTDLDSHSDDFDPASTKSKYDSMDFDSLLREAQHSLRR from the exons TGTGCTGCCTTGGTTGGTGAAGACCAGCCCCTCTGCCCAGACTTACCTGAACTTGACCTCTCAGAGCTGGATGTCAGTGACTTAGACGCAGACAGTTTCCTGGGCGGCCTCAAATGGTACAGTGACCAATCAGAGATCATTTCTGCTCAGTATGGGAACGAAGCGTCCAATCTTTTTGAG ATAGATGAAGAAAATGAGGCCAACTTGCTGGCAGTGCTTACAGAGACCCTGGACAGCATCCCGGTGGATGAGGACGGATTGCCTTCGTTTGAGGCCCTGGCAGATGGGGACGTGACCAATGCCAGTGACCAGAGCTGTCCCTCCTCTCCCGACGGCTCACCGCGCACCCCAGAGCCCGAGGAGCCTTCCCTG CTGAAGAAACTCCTTCTGGCACCCGCAAACTCCCAGCTCAGCTATAATCAATACACAGGTGGCAAGGCACAGAACCATGCAGCCAGCAGCAACCACCGGATCAGACCACCACCTGCCGTCGTCAAG ACGGAGAGCCCCTGGAACGGCAAAGCAAGAGGGGGCTCCAGCCAACAGAACCGCCCGGTGAGGCGGCCCTGCACCGAGCTGCTGAAATACCTAACCGCCACCGATGACATCCTCCTCCACGCCAAAGCCAGCGAAGCCAAGAGCGCCTGGGGGGGTGCTAGTAGCAGGGACAAGAGTGGCATGGGTCTCGgtgcctcttcttcctcctcttcaccGTCCTCGTCATCCACCTCCTCgttctcctccctctcctccacctcttcctcctcttcctctacCACCTCCAAGAAGAAGCCGGCTGTGCCGTCTcatcaacagcagcagcagcagccgccACAGCAGCATCACCAGCGAGGTGAGAGCCGGGCTGGAGGCGAGTGTAGTATGGCTGGTCTTGGGGCTGGGAAGTGGCAGCGTTGCGCTCACGATGACGGGTTTGAGGAGTCGGAGGGTGCTACTATCCCTGTTGGCCACAGAAGCTCCGCCTGCGGCCATGCCCGCCCCAAACTGGAGCACGGGCCGCCCAGTGAAGAAGGAAGGCCGCCAGGCGATGCGGGCCGCCTGGCCGCCGCTAGGTTTATTAG TGACTACAAGGGATCACCGTTTGAGAACAAAACCACTGAACGCACATTAAGTGTGGAGATTGCTGGAACCCCAG GTTTGACACCACCTACCACGCCCCCACACAAAGCCAGTCAAGAGAATCCTTTCAAAGCATCTCTCAAAACCAAGTTGTCTTCATGTTCCTCCTCGGCCTTGGCATGCAAAAGAGCCAGGCTGAGTGAGTTGGGCCCCGGCGCTCTGGCCCCGGCCCCAGGTGCCTCAGGCAGGGGCCCCACCAGGAAGGGTCCTGAACAGACTGAGCTTTACGCCCAGCTGAGCAAAGCAACCACCACCCTCCCTTACTCCGTCACTCAACACGCAGTGGGGGGCGGCCTTGAGGAGTATCGCAGCACCGGCAACACTAAGCGGGCAACGCCCCGTAACTACAGCGACCATGACTATTGCCAGGCAACAGCTGGTAATAAGAAGGATGGGGGCTCAGCCACTGttaccacaaccacagctgtgaAAATGACATTCACCTCAGGTGCCACTGATGCTCCAGTGCCTGCTGAAGGCAAAGTGGAGAGCAGGCATGTGGAATGTAAGGATTCAGCCATGCCACCGTCATCTTCATCATTTCCTCCATCATCAGCTTCACCTGGTTTTTTGGCTAAACAGCAGAGTTTTGGGTCTGTGGATGGAGAGGCGGGCCAGGTCCGGGGGTTAGGGGAGCACGCCCTCACACAAACCGCTCAGATCCCCTCACAAGAGGCCACTATTGACAGGGACCAACACAATCTTTGCGCCACCAGCCGAAAGCTCCTGTGCGACCAGGAAATCCGAGCAGAACTTAACAAGCACTTTGGCTACCCTTTGCAAGCCCTCTACACCCCGGGTGGCCAGGAGAAAGAATCAAGCAGCAAAACGAACAATGCTACAGCTCCTCAGTCCCTCGAGGGGGGAGAGAATGACTGCTACCCCCAGAGGCTGCCTGCCTCCAGCTACCTTCACCCGGGGTTTCTGGCCTTCCACGACGAACTAGAGCTGGACGAGAGCCGTGAAAGTCGCTTCCTCTTTCCATGGGAGGGCACCCCTCTGGATCTACTCTTTGACTGCGCCCCCTGCTCTCCCTCTTCTTCCCCACCATCCAGCTGCTCCCCTTCACGAGGCTCTATCTCTCCACCTTCCTCCCTGCTCCTGTCACCCAGCAGACCTTCCTGCTGGGCCGGCAGCGGGTCCCGCTCTCGTTCCCGTTCCCAGTCTGGGTCCCGCAGCTCCTCTTCACGATACCGCAGGCGCTCTCTCTCCAGCTCACCCGACAGACGCCCGTCCTCCTG gTCTCGTCACAGCACAGATTTGAATGCTTTTCGTTCCAGGAATCACAAGAGCCCCCACCCCCAGCCTCGATCTCCTCTGAGCCGCAGGCCAAG GTATGACAGCTACGAGGAGTACCAGCACGAGAGGCTGAAGAGGGAGGAGTACCGCCGGGACTACGAGAAGCAGGAGTTCGAGAGGGCCGAGCAGCGAGAGAGACAAAGGCAGAAAGCAGTT GAGGAGAGACGAGTGGTGTACGTGGGGCGACTGAGGTCCGACTGCACCCGGACAGAGCTGAAGCGCCGCTTTGAACTCTTCGGTGAAATAGAGGAATGCGCAGTGAACTTGAGGGACGATGG GGACAATTTTGGCTTCATCACGTACCGCTACACTTGTGACGCCTTTGCCGCCCTTGAGAATGGACACACCTTACGCAGGTCAAACGAGCCCCAGTTCGAGCTGTGCTTCGGCGGACAAAAGCAGTTCTGCAAATCACATTACACAGACTTGG ACTCCCATTCAGACGACTTCGATCCAGCCTCCACAAAAAGCAAGTACGACTCCATGGATTTTGACAGTTTGCTGAGGGAGGCCCAGCACAGCCTGAGAAGGTAA
- the ppargc1a gene encoding peroxisome proliferator-activated receptor gamma coactivator 1-alpha isoform X6, whose amino-acid sequence MDGYGRTEDELFSSCLVNLTWETCYEQCAALVGEDQPLCPDLPELDLSELDVSDLDADSFLGGLKWYSDQSEIISAQYGNEASNLFEIDEENEANLLAVLTETLDSIPVDEDGLPSFEALADGDVTNASDQSCPSSPDGSPRTPEPEEPSLLKKLLLAPANSQLSYNQYTGGKAQNHAASSNHRIRPPPAVVKTESPWNGKARGGSSQQNRPVRRPCTELLKYLTATDDILLHAKASEAKSAWGGASSRDKSGMGLGASSSSSSPSSSSTSSFSSLSSTSSSSSSTTSKKKPAVPSHQQQQQQPPQQHHQRAKPTTLPLPLTPESPNDYKGSPFENKTTERTLSVEIAGTPGLTPPTTPPHKASQENPFKASLKTKLSSCSSSALACKRARLSELGPGALAPAPGASGRGPTRKGPEQTELYAQLSKATTTLPYSVTQHAVGGGLEEYRSTGNTKRATPRNYSDHDYCQATAGNKKDGGSATVTTTTAVKMTFTSGATDAPVPAEGKVESRHVECKDSAMPPSSSSFPPSSASPGFLAKQQSFGSVDGEAGQVRGLGEHALTQTAQIPSQEATIDRDQHNLCATSRKLLCDQEIRAELNKHFGYPLQALYTPGGQEKESSSKTNNATAPQSLEGGENDCYPQRLPASSYLHPGFLAFHDELELDESRESRFLFPWEGTPLDLLFDCAPCSPSSSPPSSCSPSRGSISPPSSLLLSPSRPSCWAGSGSRSRSRSQSGSRSSSSRYRRRSLSSSPDRRPSSWSRHSTDLNAFRSRNHKSPHPQPRSPLSRRPRYDSYEEYQHERLKREEYRRDYEKQEFERAEQRERQRQKAVEERRVVYVGRLRSDCTRTELKRRFELFGEIEECAVNLRDDGDNFGFITYRYTCDAFAALENGHTLRRSNEPQFELCFGGQKQFCKSHYTDLDSHSDDFDPASTKSKYDSMDFDSLLREAQHSLRR is encoded by the exons TGTGCTGCCTTGGTTGGTGAAGACCAGCCCCTCTGCCCAGACTTACCTGAACTTGACCTCTCAGAGCTGGATGTCAGTGACTTAGACGCAGACAGTTTCCTGGGCGGCCTCAAATGGTACAGTGACCAATCAGAGATCATTTCTGCTCAGTATGGGAACGAAGCGTCCAATCTTTTTGAG ATAGATGAAGAAAATGAGGCCAACTTGCTGGCAGTGCTTACAGAGACCCTGGACAGCATCCCGGTGGATGAGGACGGATTGCCTTCGTTTGAGGCCCTGGCAGATGGGGACGTGACCAATGCCAGTGACCAGAGCTGTCCCTCCTCTCCCGACGGCTCACCGCGCACCCCAGAGCCCGAGGAGCCTTCCCTG CTGAAGAAACTCCTTCTGGCACCCGCAAACTCCCAGCTCAGCTATAATCAATACACAGGTGGCAAGGCACAGAACCATGCAGCCAGCAGCAACCACCGGATCAGACCACCACCTGCCGTCGTCAAG ACGGAGAGCCCCTGGAACGGCAAAGCAAGAGGGGGCTCCAGCCAACAGAACCGCCCGGTGAGGCGGCCCTGCACCGAGCTGCTGAAATACCTAACCGCCACCGATGACATCCTCCTCCACGCCAAAGCCAGCGAAGCCAAGAGCGCCTGGGGGGGTGCTAGTAGCAGGGACAAGAGTGGCATGGGTCTCGgtgcctcttcttcctcctcttcaccGTCCTCGTCATCCACCTCCTCgttctcctccctctcctccacctcttcctcctcttcctctacCACCTCCAAGAAGAAGCCGGCTGTGCCGTCTcatcaacagcagcagcagcagccgccACAGCAGCATCACCAGCGAG CCAAACCAACCACCTTGCCACTTCCTTTGACCCCAGAGTCTCCAAA TGACTACAAGGGATCACCGTTTGAGAACAAAACCACTGAACGCACATTAAGTGTGGAGATTGCTGGAACCCCAG GTTTGACACCACCTACCACGCCCCCACACAAAGCCAGTCAAGAGAATCCTTTCAAAGCATCTCTCAAAACCAAGTTGTCTTCATGTTCCTCCTCGGCCTTGGCATGCAAAAGAGCCAGGCTGAGTGAGTTGGGCCCCGGCGCTCTGGCCCCGGCCCCAGGTGCCTCAGGCAGGGGCCCCACCAGGAAGGGTCCTGAACAGACTGAGCTTTACGCCCAGCTGAGCAAAGCAACCACCACCCTCCCTTACTCCGTCACTCAACACGCAGTGGGGGGCGGCCTTGAGGAGTATCGCAGCACCGGCAACACTAAGCGGGCAACGCCCCGTAACTACAGCGACCATGACTATTGCCAGGCAACAGCTGGTAATAAGAAGGATGGGGGCTCAGCCACTGttaccacaaccacagctgtgaAAATGACATTCACCTCAGGTGCCACTGATGCTCCAGTGCCTGCTGAAGGCAAAGTGGAGAGCAGGCATGTGGAATGTAAGGATTCAGCCATGCCACCGTCATCTTCATCATTTCCTCCATCATCAGCTTCACCTGGTTTTTTGGCTAAACAGCAGAGTTTTGGGTCTGTGGATGGAGAGGCGGGCCAGGTCCGGGGGTTAGGGGAGCACGCCCTCACACAAACCGCTCAGATCCCCTCACAAGAGGCCACTATTGACAGGGACCAACACAATCTTTGCGCCACCAGCCGAAAGCTCCTGTGCGACCAGGAAATCCGAGCAGAACTTAACAAGCACTTTGGCTACCCTTTGCAAGCCCTCTACACCCCGGGTGGCCAGGAGAAAGAATCAAGCAGCAAAACGAACAATGCTACAGCTCCTCAGTCCCTCGAGGGGGGAGAGAATGACTGCTACCCCCAGAGGCTGCCTGCCTCCAGCTACCTTCACCCGGGGTTTCTGGCCTTCCACGACGAACTAGAGCTGGACGAGAGCCGTGAAAGTCGCTTCCTCTTTCCATGGGAGGGCACCCCTCTGGATCTACTCTTTGACTGCGCCCCCTGCTCTCCCTCTTCTTCCCCACCATCCAGCTGCTCCCCTTCACGAGGCTCTATCTCTCCACCTTCCTCCCTGCTCCTGTCACCCAGCAGACCTTCCTGCTGGGCCGGCAGCGGGTCCCGCTCTCGTTCCCGTTCCCAGTCTGGGTCCCGCAGCTCCTCTTCACGATACCGCAGGCGCTCTCTCTCCAGCTCACCCGACAGACGCCCGTCCTCCTG gTCTCGTCACAGCACAGATTTGAATGCTTTTCGTTCCAGGAATCACAAGAGCCCCCACCCCCAGCCTCGATCTCCTCTGAGCCGCAGGCCAAG GTATGACAGCTACGAGGAGTACCAGCACGAGAGGCTGAAGAGGGAGGAGTACCGCCGGGACTACGAGAAGCAGGAGTTCGAGAGGGCCGAGCAGCGAGAGAGACAAAGGCAGAAAGCAGTT GAGGAGAGACGAGTGGTGTACGTGGGGCGACTGAGGTCCGACTGCACCCGGACAGAGCTGAAGCGCCGCTTTGAACTCTTCGGTGAAATAGAGGAATGCGCAGTGAACTTGAGGGACGATGG GGACAATTTTGGCTTCATCACGTACCGCTACACTTGTGACGCCTTTGCCGCCCTTGAGAATGGACACACCTTACGCAGGTCAAACGAGCCCCAGTTCGAGCTGTGCTTCGGCGGACAAAAGCAGTTCTGCAAATCACATTACACAGACTTGG ACTCCCATTCAGACGACTTCGATCCAGCCTCCACAAAAAGCAAGTACGACTCCATGGATTTTGACAGTTTGCTGAGGGAGGCCCAGCACAGCCTGAGAAGGTAA